The Candidatus Flexicrinis affinis genome has a segment encoding these proteins:
- a CDS encoding alpha/beta fold hydrolase: MSHVLQVSSRFALLILIVFALSPTTAQDASTPPEGDGAAVLDYTILELYTLESLRAREYPGGTVTIERSIMATDTFTRYLISYPSDGLTITGIMQVPPGTGPFPVIVLNHGYIRQAEYWSGYETWEAAGYLNARGYLTVSSDYRSWGGSDWGVSLFHAGVTADVLNLISALETVPQADTSRIGMWGHSMGGGIATKALTIDPRIDAAVLYATNSADDSDLIGLWGPGCLAERRAGRRCNRGEVIPADVDETLYETYLDAARDTEFVTRVSPIHDLDLITVPVQIHIGSRDTVVPTAWSTKLYDAMRAEGIAVQFFWYEGQDHTFWGDSWVEFMQRVTAFFDLHVKNAS, from the coding sequence ATGTCCCACGTCCTACAGGTTTCCTCGCGTTTCGCACTACTGATCCTGATCGTTTTCGCTCTGTCCCCGACAACCGCTCAAGACGCGTCGACCCCGCCCGAGGGCGACGGCGCCGCGGTGCTCGACTACACGATTCTCGAACTGTATACGCTCGAATCGCTGCGCGCACGCGAGTACCCCGGCGGCACGGTCACGATCGAGCGGTCGATCATGGCGACCGACACGTTTACGCGCTATCTGATCTCCTACCCGAGCGACGGCCTGACGATCACGGGCATCATGCAGGTGCCGCCGGGAACGGGGCCGTTCCCGGTGATCGTGCTCAATCACGGGTACATCCGTCAGGCCGAGTACTGGTCGGGCTACGAGACGTGGGAAGCGGCGGGCTATCTCAACGCGCGCGGCTACCTGACTGTCTCGTCAGACTACCGCAGTTGGGGCGGCAGCGACTGGGGCGTCAGCCTGTTTCACGCCGGTGTCACCGCCGACGTGCTCAACCTGATCAGCGCGCTAGAGACCGTCCCGCAGGCCGATACGTCACGGATCGGCATGTGGGGGCACAGCATGGGCGGCGGGATCGCCACCAAAGCGCTGACGATCGACCCGCGTATCGACGCCGCTGTGTTGTACGCCACCAACAGCGCCGACGACTCCGACCTGATCGGCCTTTGGGGGCCGGGATGTCTGGCCGAACGGCGGGCAGGGCGGCGCTGCAACCGTGGCGAAGTCATCCCGGCCGATGTGGATGAAACGTTGTACGAGACGTACTTGGACGCGGCCCGCGATACTGAGTTTGTCACGCGGGTGTCGCCGATCCACGACCTCGACCTGATTACCGTGCCAGTGCAAATCCATATTGGTAGCCGTGACACCGTCGTTCCGACCGCATGGTCGACCAAGCTGTACGACGCCATGCGCGCCGAGGGAATCGCGGTGCAGTTCTTCTGGTATGAGGGACAGGATCACACGTTCTGGGGCGACAGTTGGGTCGAATTCATGCAGCGCGTGACGGCGTTCTTCGATCTACACGTCAAGAATGCGTCATAG
- a CDS encoding ABC transporter ATP-binding protein, with protein MTDTPIQAKAPLLHVEEIHSYYGNIHALHGISLDVFEGEIVTLIGSNGAGKSTTIRTISGIMHPRQGAIYLDGQPIHNLPAHALVGRGIAQSPEGRRIFPRLSVVDNLQMGAFLRHDKAEIQRDIDNVYTLFPRLKERHRQFAGTLSGGEQQMLAMGRAMMARPRLLLLDEPSMGLAPVLVDQIFDIIKRINAEQGTTILLVEQNALMALEIAARGYVLQSGSIVLTDTGAALLENDMVRKVYLGEVG; from the coding sequence ATGACAGACACACCGATCCAAGCAAAAGCGCCGCTGCTGCACGTGGAGGAAATCCACAGCTATTACGGCAATATCCACGCCTTGCACGGCATCAGCCTCGACGTATTCGAGGGCGAAATCGTCACGCTGATCGGGTCGAACGGCGCCGGCAAGAGCACGACGATCCGCACGATCAGCGGCATCATGCACCCGCGGCAGGGCGCTATATACCTCGACGGCCAGCCTATCCACAACTTGCCTGCACATGCGCTGGTCGGGCGCGGGATCGCACAGTCGCCCGAAGGCCGCCGCATCTTTCCGCGCCTGTCGGTCGTCGACAACCTGCAGATGGGCGCATTCTTGCGCCACGACAAAGCCGAAATCCAGCGTGACATCGATAATGTCTATACCCTGTTCCCCCGTCTCAAGGAACGCCACCGCCAATTTGCCGGGACGCTGTCGGGCGGCGAGCAGCAGATGCTGGCGATGGGCCGCGCTATGATGGCGCGTCCGCGACTCCTGCTGTTGGATGAGCCTTCGATGGGCTTGGCGCCGGTACTCGTCGACCAGATCTTCGACATCATTAAGCGGATCAACGCCGAGCAAGGCACGACCATTCTGCTCGTTGAACAGAACGCGCTGATGGCGCTTGAAATCGCGGCGCGCGGGTATGTACTGCAGTCCGGCTCGATCGTGCTAACCGACACGGGCGCAGCGCTGCTCGAAAACGACATGGTGCGCAAGGTGTATCTGGGCGAGGTCGGCTGA
- a CDS encoding ABC transporter ATP-binding protein has product MATLLEAKGVSKKFGGLTAVDTLDYTVESGAINSIIGPNGAGKTTFFNIVTGYYKPSTGTVRFDGHDIGGLSPHRLTRYGIGRTFQTIRLFGRLSALENVLIGMHHWLRSPWWGDLLKLRSTRTEEDEAIQHGQELLAYVGLKGFEDIESRNLPYGLQRRLEIARALATRPKLLLLDEPTAGMNPNETKDMTAFIRRLRDERKLTILLIEHDMHVVMTISDKVTVLDYGRKISEGKPSEVQQDARVIEAYLGSRALKLIKN; this is encoded by the coding sequence ATGGCGACGCTGCTTGAGGCGAAGGGGGTCAGCAAGAAGTTCGGCGGTCTGACGGCGGTCGACACACTCGACTACACCGTAGAATCCGGTGCGATCAACAGCATCATCGGGCCGAATGGTGCCGGCAAGACGACCTTCTTCAACATCGTCACCGGCTACTACAAGCCGTCGACCGGCACGGTGCGCTTTGACGGGCATGACATCGGCGGCCTTTCGCCGCACCGGCTGACGCGATATGGGATCGGCCGCACGTTCCAGACCATCAGACTGTTCGGCCGCCTGAGCGCGCTCGAAAACGTGCTGATCGGCATGCACCACTGGCTGCGCTCGCCGTGGTGGGGCGATCTGCTCAAGCTGCGTTCGACCCGAACAGAGGAAGACGAGGCTATCCAGCACGGCCAAGAATTGCTCGCCTATGTCGGCCTGAAGGGTTTTGAAGACATCGAATCGCGCAATTTGCCTTACGGCTTGCAGCGCCGCCTCGAGATCGCGCGCGCGCTGGCAACGCGGCCGAAGCTGCTGCTGCTGGACGAGCCGACAGCCGGCATGAACCCGAACGAGACCAAGGACATGACCGCGTTCATCCGCCGCCTGCGCGATGAACGCAAGTTGACGATCCTGCTGATCGAACATGACATGCACGTCGTCATGACGATCAGCGACAAGGTCACGGTGCTCGACTACGGACGCAAGATCAGCGAGGGCAAGCCATCCGAGGTGCAGCAGGATGCGCGGGTGATCGAAGCCTACCTCGGCAGCCGCGCACTCAAATTGATCAAGAACTAG
- a CDS encoding branched-chain amino acid ABC transporter permease, whose translation MSTLLSRWRSIPRWAQLAILVAIVVFVPPVINILERQTGFGLLTQINRALIYVCLALGLNIVVGFAGLLDLGYAAFFAIGAYTFGILTWPSLRLEYSFFIAIWICVLVAALFGMFIGAPTLRLRGDYLAIVTLAFGEIIPPLVRNLDHITIRFGDWVLVESFNLTNGPLGMKPLGRPNFGLIESVAGLPPGQLDPGVNPTFWYFIIVILVLIVLSASRRFEDSRIGRAWRAIREDETAARFMGVNTVRVKLLAFAFGASFSGLAGAVFASMLGAIFPELFRFQVSIFLLIIVILSGAGSVWGVLIGGLLISTFDGVLLAQIMPSIFPNSDVQSLRWVFFGVGLIAVMLFRPQGLFGHLGRRRHTPLTIEEAIHGDAA comes from the coding sequence ATGAGCACTCTGCTTTCACGCTGGCGGTCCATTCCGCGCTGGGCGCAGCTCGCCATCCTCGTCGCGATCGTCGTCTTCGTGCCGCCGGTGATCAACATCCTCGAGCGCCAAACCGGATTCGGCCTGCTGACACAGATCAACCGCGCCCTGATCTACGTATGTCTGGCGCTTGGCCTGAATATCGTCGTCGGCTTCGCGGGCTTGCTTGACCTCGGCTACGCCGCGTTCTTCGCCATCGGGGCGTACACGTTCGGAATCCTGACGTGGCCGTCGCTGCGATTGGAATACAGCTTCTTCATCGCCATCTGGATATGCGTTCTAGTCGCGGCCCTGTTCGGCATGTTTATCGGAGCGCCGACGTTGCGCTTGCGCGGCGACTATCTGGCGATTGTGACGCTGGCGTTCGGCGAGATTATTCCGCCGCTGGTGCGCAACCTCGACCATATCACGATTCGCTTTGGCGACTGGGTGTTGGTCGAGAGTTTTAACCTGACCAACGGGCCGCTCGGCATGAAGCCGCTCGGACGGCCGAATTTCGGGTTAATAGAAAGCGTCGCGGGACTGCCACCGGGGCAGCTCGATCCCGGGGTAAACCCGACATTCTGGTATTTCATCATCGTCATTCTGGTGCTGATCGTGCTGTCCGCTTCGCGCCGGTTCGAGGACTCGCGCATTGGCCGCGCATGGCGTGCCATTCGCGAGGACGAGACGGCCGCACGATTCATGGGCGTCAACACCGTGCGGGTCAAGCTGCTGGCGTTTGCGTTCGGCGCGTCGTTCAGCGGCCTTGCGGGGGCAGTGTTCGCGTCGATGCTTGGGGCGATCTTTCCAGAGTTGTTCCGCTTCCAAGTGTCGATCTTCCTGCTGATTATCGTCATCCTCAGCGGGGCTGGAAGCGTGTGGGGCGTGTTGATCGGCGGCCTGCTGATCTCGACGTTCGACGGCGTGCTTCTGGCGCAGATCATGCCGTCCATCTTTCCCAACAGCGACGTACAGAGCCTGCGCTGGGTGTTCTTCGGCGTCGGCCTGATCGCCGTGATGCTGTTCCGTCCGCAAGGGCTTTTCGGGCATCTCGGGCGGCGCCGGCATACTCCGCTGACCATTGAGGAGGCAATCCATGGCGACGCTGCTTGA
- a CDS encoding branched-chain amino acid ABC transporter permease — MDPQLEAFLRQVLVGLSIGCYLALIALGYTMVYGIIELINFAHGDLFTFGFFISLTIWGLFDVPMPLQGAWILALPLIAVVVVVLTGGLNVVIERVAYRPLRGSSKLAPLITAVGVSFMLEAIYAYIWGANQINYPRFIPTTNFLSDFSRIIRFTPRDLLLFGVTIPLMIGLTLFIDRTRLGKAMRAAAQDREAAAMMGINVNRIIAITFFIGGGLAGIAGMVYGLYTGSGRFIMGFEFGLFAFTAAVLGGIGNIRGAVLGAFIIGMVQAMSDLYIGGEWSRVIIFSLLILMLVFRPSGILGSTQSVEKV, encoded by the coding sequence ATGGATCCGCAGCTTGAGGCGTTCTTACGGCAGGTACTGGTTGGCTTATCGATCGGCTGTTACTTGGCGCTCATCGCGCTCGGCTACACGATGGTGTACGGCATCATCGAGCTGATCAACTTCGCACATGGCGATTTGTTTACGTTTGGCTTCTTTATTTCATTGACGATCTGGGGACTGTTCGATGTCCCGATGCCGCTGCAAGGGGCATGGATACTCGCGCTTCCGTTGATCGCGGTCGTGGTCGTGGTGTTAACAGGCGGTCTCAACGTCGTAATCGAGAGGGTGGCATACCGGCCGCTGCGCGGTTCGTCAAAGCTGGCGCCGCTGATCACCGCCGTCGGCGTGTCGTTCATGCTGGAGGCGATCTACGCCTACATTTGGGGCGCGAATCAGATCAACTACCCGCGCTTCATCCCGACGACCAACTTCCTGAGCGACTTCAGCCGCATCATCCGTTTTACCCCGCGCGACCTCCTGCTGTTTGGCGTCACCATCCCGTTGATGATTGGCCTGACGCTCTTCATCGACCGGACGCGGCTGGGGAAGGCCATGCGCGCCGCCGCCCAAGACCGCGAAGCCGCCGCGATGATGGGCATCAACGTCAACCGGATCATCGCGATCACATTCTTCATCGGTGGCGGGTTGGCGGGAATCGCTGGCATGGTCTACGGTCTGTACACCGGCAGCGGCCGGTTCATCATGGGCTTCGAGTTCGGCCTATTCGCGTTTACCGCCGCGGTGCTGGGTGGCATTGGCAATATCAGAGGCGCCGTGTTGGGCGCGTTCATCATCGGCATGGTGCAGGCCATGAGCGACCTCTACATCGGCGGCGAATGGTCTCGCGTGATCATCTTCTCGCTGCTGATCCTTATGCTGGTATTCCGGCCGTCGGGCATCCTCGGTTCGACTCAGAGTGTGGAGAAGGTGTAA
- a CDS encoding branched-chain amino acid ABC transporter substrate-binding protein, whose product MLAKRVVVFVLLALLVLGVSAQDGQTVKIYTSWPLTGGTQAIGQSMLNAVNLALEHYLADNEGMGPAGLTVQVVPLDDASPTSGAWDGQIEAENAQRCVNDPECLVYMGTYNSGAAAVSMPITNAAGVVQVSPANSYAGLTRSCPTCAEDEPGIYRPSGEVNYFRVAATDDVQGPAAASWAVCLGFENVYVLDDTQAYGAGIANEFVNHAEEIGLNVVGRSSLETADSDPRSALTAALRDGADLIYGGFVLDSGGPRVVQAMYDEGLFDEGIKFMGPDGILSAALIEQVGGAEILANNTYFTFPGLLPSLLSNEQGVRFYTDYVEQFGEEPDPYSVYAYASMQVVLNALGSASETGTVDRASVLEAVRSTADFEGIIGTFGFDENGDNTAAAFYGYDFESDNFSNPTAITPTMHETCE is encoded by the coding sequence ATGCTGGCAAAACGCGTCGTGGTCTTCGTCCTACTGGCCCTGCTGGTTCTGGGTGTCAGTGCGCAGGACGGACAGACCGTCAAGATCTACACGTCGTGGCCTCTGACTGGCGGCACGCAGGCCATTGGTCAATCCATGCTCAACGCAGTCAACTTGGCGCTCGAGCACTATCTGGCAGACAATGAAGGCATGGGGCCGGCCGGCCTTACGGTCCAAGTCGTGCCGTTGGACGACGCGTCGCCCACCTCCGGTGCTTGGGACGGCCAAATCGAGGCGGAGAACGCCCAGCGCTGCGTGAACGATCCGGAATGCTTGGTCTACATGGGGACGTACAACAGCGGTGCCGCCGCTGTGTCCATGCCGATCACCAACGCGGCTGGCGTCGTGCAGGTCAGCCCCGCCAACAGCTACGCCGGTCTGACCCGTTCCTGCCCGACCTGCGCCGAAGACGAGCCGGGCATCTATCGTCCGTCGGGCGAAGTCAACTACTTCCGCGTTGCGGCGACCGACGACGTACAAGGCCCGGCGGCTGCCTCGTGGGCAGTCTGCCTCGGCTTTGAGAACGTCTACGTTCTTGACGATACGCAGGCCTACGGCGCCGGTATCGCCAACGAATTCGTCAACCACGCCGAAGAGATCGGCCTGAACGTTGTCGGCCGTTCGTCGCTGGAGACGGCCGATTCCGACCCGCGTTCGGCTCTGACGGCTGCGCTGCGCGACGGCGCCGACCTGATCTACGGCGGCTTCGTGCTTGACAGCGGCGGCCCGCGCGTTGTTCAGGCCATGTACGACGAAGGTCTGTTCGATGAAGGCATCAAGTTCATGGGTCCGGACGGAATCCTCTCTGCCGCGCTGATCGAACAGGTCGGCGGTGCCGAGATTCTGGCGAACAACACTTACTTCACGTTCCCCGGCCTGCTGCCGAGCTTGCTCAGCAACGAGCAGGGCGTGCGGTTCTACACCGACTACGTCGAGCAGTTTGGCGAAGAGCCGGATCCGTACAGCGTGTACGCCTACGCGTCGATGCAGGTCGTCCTCAACGCGCTCGGTAGCGCGTCTGAGACCGGCACCGTCGATCGCGCGTCGGTCCTCGAAGCTGTCCGCAGCACGGCCGACTTCGAAGGCATCATCGGCACCTTCGGGTTCGACGAGAACGGTGACAACACCGCAGCCGCCTTCTACGGTTACGACTTCGAGAGCGACAACTTCTCCAACCCCACTGCAATCACGCCCACGATGCACGAGACTTGTGAATAA
- a CDS encoding DMT family transporter, with amino-acid sequence MIRGAIYGLTAAAIWGGMYVVSDVVLPVIPPFALLTLRLLLGGAVLLALLAYQRRNGSGPALPRRSDLPVLLGVGLIGFGVSIGAQFVGTDLSTAINGSVVTSASPAFIVLFAALILRERLNMRRVLAVGLASIGVLLILDLSQASFSSDTFRGDVALAVAAVTWALYSVLVRRVSKNRDTLVVTLAAFAGGLLLTVPAAAIEAGTRPVGEITPAIVLGVLYLGVISTAVAMWMWNRAFALVDASVASLFFFAQPVVGAALSVILLGQPLTVPLIAGSILIAAGVLLALRG; translated from the coding sequence GTGATTCGAGGCGCCATCTACGGGCTGACGGCTGCGGCCATTTGGGGCGGAATGTACGTCGTGTCGGACGTCGTGCTGCCGGTGATCCCGCCATTCGCACTGCTCACACTTCGGCTGCTGTTGGGCGGCGCGGTGCTGCTTGCGCTGTTGGCGTATCAGCGCAGGAACGGCAGCGGACCGGCCTTGCCCCGCCGATCGGACCTGCCGGTTCTGCTCGGCGTCGGGCTAATCGGGTTCGGTGTCAGCATCGGGGCGCAGTTCGTCGGCACCGACCTGTCGACCGCGATCAACGGCTCGGTCGTGACGAGCGCGTCGCCGGCGTTCATCGTGCTGTTTGCGGCGCTGATCCTGCGCGAGCGCCTCAACATGCGCCGTGTGCTGGCCGTCGGGTTGGCGAGCATCGGCGTGCTGTTGATCCTCGACCTCAGCCAAGCCAGTTTCTCGTCGGACACATTTCGCGGCGATGTGGCGCTGGCAGTCGCGGCGGTGACATGGGCGCTGTATTCGGTATTGGTCCGCCGCGTCAGCAAGAATCGCGATACGCTGGTCGTCACGCTGGCGGCGTTCGCGGGCGGACTGCTGCTCACAGTACCTGCCGCCGCAATTGAAGCGGGCACGCGGCCAGTCGGCGAGATCACACCGGCGATCGTGCTGGGCGTACTGTATCTCGGCGTGATCTCGACGGCCGTGGCGATGTGGATGTGGAACCGCGCTTTCGCGCTGGTCGATGCGTCGGTCGCGTCGCTGTTCTTCTTCGCACAGCCGGTCGTCGGCGCGGCGTTGAGCGTGATCCTGCTGGGTCAGCCGCTGACCGTGCCGCTGATCGCCGGCAGCATTCTGATCGCCGCCGGCGTGCTGCTGGCCCTGCGCGGTTAG
- a CDS encoding ABC transporter permease yields the protein MATNTRSADAVARLGDDPAAHLKSESLTRRALRRIRHDRLTLIALITLALITVLVVLADPICRHILQVDPETTNPQMRLLPPGSPGHILGTDDLGRDYAARLLYGGQISLAIGFFGSVITLTIGVLTGLIAGYFGGRVDDLMNWVITTLDSIPSIYLLLLLSTILTRSAVTLVIVIAMVGWTGGTRLVRGQTIQLRGMEFVISAKAMGASSWRIMLVHIFPNTLSLMFLSLAGGIGGLMLTEATLSFLKLGVQPPTPTWGNMLSNAQQFFTRGPHMATVSGLLIFVTVLCLFVIGDGLRDAFDPRIND from the coding sequence ATGGCAACCAACACACGTTCCGCCGACGCCGTCGCCCGCTTGGGTGACGATCCGGCCGCGCATCTCAAGAGTGAATCGCTGACCCGGCGCGCCCTGCGGCGTATCCGCCACGACCGCCTGACGCTGATCGCACTGATCACGCTGGCGTTGATTACCGTGTTGGTCGTGCTGGCCGACCCGATCTGCCGTCACATCTTGCAGGTCGATCCGGAGACGACCAACCCGCAGATGCGTCTGCTGCCGCCCGGAAGCCCCGGCCACATTCTCGGCACCGACGACCTCGGCCGCGACTACGCCGCGCGCCTGTTGTATGGCGGCCAAATCTCGCTGGCCATCGGCTTCTTCGGGTCGGTCATCACCTTGACGATCGGTGTCCTGACCGGGTTGATCGCGGGTTACTTCGGCGGTCGCGTCGATGACCTGATGAACTGGGTGATCACGACTCTCGACAGCATCCCGAGCATTTATTTGCTGCTGCTGCTCTCGACGATCTTGACACGCTCGGCGGTCACGTTGGTGATCGTCATCGCGATGGTCGGTTGGACCGGCGGGACACGCCTCGTTCGCGGGCAGACGATCCAACTTCGCGGCATGGAGTTTGTGATAAGTGCCAAGGCGATGGGCGCGTCGAGCTGGCGCATCATGCTCGTCCACATCTTTCCCAATACGCTGTCGCTGATGTTCCTGTCGCTGGCTGGCGGCATCGGCGGGCTGATGCTAACCGAGGCGACGCTGAGCTTTCTCAAGCTCGGCGTTCAACCGCCGACGCCGACGTGGGGCAACATGCTCTCGAACGCGCAGCAGTTCTTCACGCGCGGGCCGCACATGGCGACCGTCAGCGGGCTGCTGATCTTCGTCACGGTGCTGTGTCTGTTCGTGATCGGCGACGGCCTGCGCGACGCGTTCGACCCGCGCATCAACGACTAA
- a CDS encoding ABC transporter permease subunit encodes MGRYIVRRLLQSIPIFFGITLLSYVLMAASGNPVAQLAFRPGTRPEEMARVAAELGVDDPIHIQYLRWLLGDDWMRWDSDGDGVSDHAVLLPLDSDGDGEAEPPGRRHGVLRGDFGVSFTKKRPVLDIIVERVVPTLELSVSSFFLGTVIGISIGIVAAVKRGGWFDQASRVLSVALTAIPLFWFALMILLLLSVQFRVFPIGDRCAMTLNDSCPPLWERLEYIILPVFVLSIGGVAGFSRLMRASMLDIVSQDYIRTAQAKGMTATVVWYRHAARNAMIPIATALGPAITSLISGAVVVETIFNYPGLGKTSVEAVTQRDFPVVMALTIYAAVATIAGYLLSDILYAVIDPRIRLD; translated from the coding sequence ATGGGGCGATACATCGTCCGGAGACTCCTGCAGTCGATCCCGATCTTCTTTGGTATCACGCTGCTGTCGTACGTCCTGATGGCCGCGTCGGGTAATCCGGTTGCGCAGTTGGCGTTCCGGCCCGGCACCCGGCCCGAAGAGATGGCGCGGGTCGCGGCAGAGCTCGGCGTGGACGATCCGATCCATATTCAGTATCTGCGCTGGTTGTTGGGGGACGACTGGATGCGCTGGGACAGTGACGGCGACGGCGTGAGCGATCATGCTGTTCTGCTGCCGTTGGATTCGGATGGTGACGGCGAGGCGGAGCCACCCGGGCGACGGCACGGCGTACTGCGCGGCGACTTCGGCGTGTCGTTCACCAAGAAGCGGCCCGTGCTTGACATCATCGTGGAGCGCGTAGTGCCAACCCTCGAACTCAGCGTTAGCTCGTTCTTCCTCGGCACGGTCATCGGCATTTCCATCGGGATTGTGGCGGCGGTCAAGCGCGGCGGATGGTTCGATCAGGCGTCGCGCGTGCTGTCGGTCGCGCTGACGGCGATACCCCTGTTCTGGTTCGCGTTGATGATCCTGCTGTTGTTGAGCGTTCAGTTCCGCGTCTTTCCGATTGGAGACCGATGCGCAATGACGCTCAACGACTCGTGCCCGCCGCTCTGGGAACGCCTCGAATACATCATCCTGCCGGTGTTCGTGCTCTCGATCGGCGGGGTGGCGGGCTTCAGCCGCCTGATGCGCGCGTCGATGCTGGACATCGTCTCGCAGGACTACATTCGCACGGCACAGGCCAAAGGCATGACCGCGACGGTGGTGTGGTATCGCCATGCCGCGCGCAACGCGATGATCCCGATTGCGACCGCGCTCGGCCCGGCCATCACCTCGCTGATATCCGGCGCAGTAGTGGTCGAGACGATCTTCAACTACCCGGGCTTGGGCAAGACCAGCGTCGAAGCCGTGACCCAGCGCGACTTTCCGGTCGTCATGGCGCTCACGATCTACGCTGCCGTCGCCACCATTGCCGGCTACTTGTTGTCCGACATCCTGTACGCGGTGATCGACCCGCGCATCCGGCTTGACTGA
- a CDS encoding S-adenosylmethionine:tRNA ribosyltransferase-isomerase, with translation MPTFTTELTKSVRALDTFDFTLPNALEASAPPEARGLRRDQVRLLTSCTGCDCMDHGQFEDIGQHLRAGDVLAINTSATLKAAVTAMRETDGAPFVIHFSTRMPGDLWTVEVRVPDGGTTRRWSSAKPGERYVLPEGGIAQLLTPYAPVQRQVGSDVRLWVAVLDLPLPVLDYLDRVGRPIRYSYVPDAWDIGYYQTVYANSPGSAEMPSAGRAFTPDLITALTARGVQFAPLVLHTGVASLEENEPPYEEQFHVPASTAALVNAARGAGRRVIAVGTTVVRALEAVTDDDGVTHPGEGWTDVVISPERGVRAVDGLITGFHEPRASHLAMLEALAPRAHLMRVYHEAIATGYLWHEFGDLHLLIRG, from the coding sequence ATGCCAACATTTACGACTGAACTCACGAAATCGGTCCGTGCCCTCGACACGTTCGACTTTACGCTGCCCAATGCGCTTGAGGCCAGTGCGCCGCCGGAAGCGCGCGGCCTGCGCCGCGATCAGGTCCGCCTGCTGACGTCATGTACCGGGTGCGACTGCATGGACCACGGGCAGTTTGAGGACATCGGCCAACACTTGCGTGCAGGCGACGTGCTGGCGATCAACACGAGCGCGACGCTCAAGGCCGCTGTGACGGCGATGCGCGAGACCGACGGCGCACCGTTTGTCATCCACTTTTCGACCCGCATGCCCGGCGATCTGTGGACCGTCGAGGTGCGCGTTCCGGATGGCGGTACGACGCGGCGCTGGTCGTCGGCAAAGCCGGGAGAACGATATGTCTTGCCGGAAGGCGGCATCGCGCAGCTGCTCACGCCGTATGCACCGGTTCAGCGGCAGGTCGGGAGCGATGTTCGGCTGTGGGTGGCCGTGCTCGATCTTCCGCTGCCTGTGCTTGACTACCTCGATCGCGTCGGCCGGCCGATCCGCTACAGCTACGTGCCTGATGCGTGGGACATCGGTTACTACCAGACGGTGTACGCCAACAGCCCCGGCAGCGCCGAGATGCCGTCCGCAGGCCGCGCCTTTACGCCCGACCTGATCACCGCGTTGACGGCGCGCGGGGTGCAGTTCGCTCCACTCGTGCTGCATACCGGCGTCGCCAGCCTCGAAGAGAACGAACCGCCGTATGAGGAGCAGTTTCACGTTCCGGCCTCGACCGCGGCGCTCGTCAACGCGGCACGCGGGGCAGGGCGTCGCGTGATCGCCGTGGGGACAACGGTTGTCCGCGCGCTCGAAGCGGTCACCGATGACGACGGCGTCACACATCCCGGCGAGGGATGGACGGACGTTGTGATCTCGCCGGAGCGCGGGGTGCGCGCGGTCGACGGCTTGATTACCGGCTTTCACGAGCCGCGCGCGTCGCACCTTGCGATGTTGGAGGCGCTCGCGCCGCGTGCCCACCTGATGCGCGTGTATCACGAAGCTATCGCCACCGGCTATCTTTGGCACGAATTCGGCGATCTGCATCTGCTGATTCGCGGCTAG